The following are encoded together in the Limanda limanda chromosome 12, fLimLim1.1, whole genome shotgun sequence genome:
- the kiz gene encoding centrosomal protein kizuna has protein sequence MSSPSRREDRYYEKITSLQQSMHQREKRRLELERELFAYSRSDKRILQIKCSKLRSYLKEISNREARAKMRNLELLRDVECIEISMKEYSPDRGPLEQQKADFFKKVSKRMEERQKMEKGLEAAKIKAVQRRHVDSSFSHQAKHSTTFISMDQQTSRESDAGTTSVHSPQAMHRSPTRSVHSRERLPSGLLKDLRVGEEEATNNRTRLSDDISGSNDSPDGCNLSDKHERKMAVLPSVCALTGASGNVPFGSDDEQEPLCRVNLTGPQKSPSPSSRVPTMAKDSPAEGTKSPEMAHQPPIMEAGGRSLSLLMPENTSGKGAQDKPDLKISQVIRVGTPGCDVQLSESSASDLSVSLTQSELDQDLSEDVESERNATSGGSDALNQHSLESPIHSDGSKKTAVTLESLSQGGIFNLLDSIEGRLHGEWTSLYGDSSIDGGQLNRLIGLCNVGAVLNDEDLGACGAVVLHELQRLSWSTAKGCLLSQDLVSSHQSSSDPNEISASLPPDAARLWDRWFKHALLLKERRVLNTERLVQLFTPLLLERHTSYSHQAKVLLRTLLSRSSEECPSAEDESDLSSSCDSPSLLVDSHVKPARSAKQQQIQELQSAEEDSQDESPVESVPIRETKAYQLLKQSAMQERQQSSEEEEEEVDGLSGINHGHEEDLGRAKRSSHQDPYPGTEKTNSKACSATQLKALWGESDDSYSEIEAALRPQPFNTNNDDTDDFYD, from the exons ATGTCCAGCCCGTCTCGCCGTGAGGACCGGTACTATGAGAAGATCACCTCCCTCCAGCAGAGCATGCACCAGAG ggagaaACGGAGACTGGAACTGGAGAGGGAACTTTTTGCTTACTCCAGATCAGATAAAAGAAT CCTGCAGATAAAGTGTTCCAAACTGCGCAGCTATCTCAAGGAAATCTCAAACAGGGAAGCTCGAGCGAAAATGAGAAACCTTGAGCTTCTGAGAGATGTGGAGTGCATAGAAATTAGCATGAAGGAATATAGTCCTGACCGTGGCCCCCTGGAACAACAAAAG GCTGACTTTTTCAAAAAGGTTTCAAAACGTATGGAAGAAAGGCAGAAAATGGAGAAAGGGCTTGAAGCAGCAAAG aTCAAAGCTGTGCAAAGACGGCATGTGGACAGCTCCTTCTCTCATCAAGCTAAGCATTCTACAACGTTCATTTCTATGGACCAACAGACCTCCAGAGAGTCTGATGCCGGCACCACGAGTGTACACTCACCCCAAGCAATGCATCGCTCACCCACTCGCAGTGTGCACTCCCGCGAACGTCTACCAAGTGGCCTTTTGAAGGACCTCAGAGTTGGCGAAGAGGAAGCAACCAACAACCGCACACGTTTATCAGATGACATTTCAGGCTCAAACGATTCCCCAGATGGCTGTAATTTGAGTgacaaacatgaaagaaagaTGGCGGTGCTcccatctgtgtgtgcgttAACAGGAGCATCTGGCAATGTGCCTTTTGGAAGTGATGATGAACAAGAACCTTTATGTAGGGTGAATTTGACTGGGCCTCAGAAGAGTCCATCTCCCAGCAGCAGAGTCCCCACGATGGCTAAAGATTCCCCTGCAGAAGGCACTAAATCCCCAGAGATGGCTCATCAGCCACCTATAATGGAGGCTGGAGGGAGAAGTCTCAGCCTTTTGATGCCTGAAAACACTTCTGGAAAAGGAGCTCAAGATAAACCAG ATTTGAAAATAAGCCAAGTGATACGTGTCGGCACGCCGGGTTGTGACGTGCAGTTGTCCGAGAGCAGTGCCAGCGACCTGTCCGTTTCTCTGACACAATCTGAGCTGGACCAGGATCTATCGGAGGATGTGGAATCCGAGAGGAATGCCACTTCTGGAGGGAGTGATGCTCTCAATCAACACAGCCTAGAATCACCCATCCACTCTGATGGGTCCAAGAAGACAGCTGTGACCTTGGAAAG tCTCTCCCAGGGAGGAATCTTTAATCTGCTCGACAGCATCGAAGGACGACTCCACGGTGAATGGACAAGCTTGTATGGGGATTCTTCAATTGATGGAGGACAACTCAATAGACTTATCGG CCTTTGCAACGTCGGAGCGGTCTTGAATGACGAGGACCTTGGAGCATGTGGAGCCGTTGTCCTTCATGAACTTCAGAGGTTGTCATGGAGCACGGCGAAGGGCTGCCTGCTCTCACAGGATCTAGTGAGTTCCCACCAGTCAAGCTCTGATCCTAATGAAATAAG CGCCAGCCTCCCTCCTGATGCCGCTCGGCTGTGGGATCGCTGGTTCAAGCACGCCCTTCTGCTCAAGGAGCGCCGTGTCCTCAACACTGAACGCTTGGTCCAGCTGTTCAcgccgctgctgctggagcGCCATACCTCCTACAGCCACCAG GCCAAAGTGCTGCTGAGGACACTTCTGTCCCGGTCCAGTGAGGAGTGCCCCTCAGCTGAGGACGAGAGCGACTTGTCTTCCTCGTGTGATTCTCCTTCCCTCCTGGTTGACAGTCATGTGAAACCCGCCAGGTCagcaaaacagcagcagattcaAG AACTACAAAGTGCTGAAGAGGACAGCCAGGACGAAAGCCCTGTGGAAAGTGTTCCTATTAGAG AGACCAAAGCATATCAGTTACTTAAACAATCAGCCATGCAGGAAAGGCAGCAGAgctctgaagaggaggaggaggaggtggatggcCTCTCAG GAATAAATCACGGCCATGAAGAGGACCTGGGGAGGGCCAAACGCTCCTCACATCAAGACCCTTACCCCGG gaCAGAAAAGACTAACTCAAAGGCTTGTTCTGCTACACAGTTGAAAG CTCTCTGGGGGGAATCCGACGACAGCTACTCAGAGATTGAAGCAGCCTTACGCCCTCAACCTTTCAACACAAACAACGATGACACCGATGACTTCTATGATTGA